One Triticum dicoccoides isolate Atlit2015 ecotype Zavitan chromosome 5B, WEW_v2.0, whole genome shotgun sequence genomic window carries:
- the LOC119311641 gene encoding benzoate--CoA ligase, peroxisomal-like, with product MEKLPKRPANYVPLSPVGFLPRAGAVYGDRTSVVYGRLRFTWSQTYERCRRLAAALLSLGVRKNDVVSVLAPNVPAMYEMHFAVPMAAAVLNTINTRLDAKAVAAILRHSQAKVLFVDYEYVRLANGALQIVADAGAPVPLVAVIDDIDRPTGVRLGVGELEYEALVSDGDPAAELPSLADEWDAVTLNYTSGTTSAPKGVVYSHRGAYLNTTSQLLSWGVGTEPVYLWTLPMFHCNGWTLTWGMAARGGVNVCIRENRAADVYRAISDHGVTHMCCAPVVLNILLDGIGEARRLAAPVHVLTGGAPPTAALLDRVERVGFKVTHGYGLTEATGPALACEWRHEWDLLPLPERSRLKARQGVSVLSLADINVVDNNTIASVPRDGKSVGEIVLRGSSIMKGYLDNPEANDKAFKGGWFMTGDVGVVHPDGYIEVKDRSKDVIISGGENICSKEVEEVLLQHQAVADAAVVAMAHPHWGETPCAFLVASNRAAGVCEDEVIAFCRERMARFMSPRKVVVVDALPRNALGKVDKVKLRDAVRSLVLPKATSRL from the coding sequence ATGGAGAAGCTCCCCAAGCGTCCGGCTAACTACGTGCCGCTTAGCCCGGTTGGGTTCCTGCCGCGTGCCGGTGCAGTGTACGGTGACCGCACGTCCGTCGTCTACGGGCGTCTCCGTTTCACGTGGAGCCAGACGTACGAGCGCTGCCGCCGACttgccgccgccctcctctccctcGGCGTCCGCAAGAACGACGTCGTCTCCGTCCTCGCCCCCAACGTGCCAGCGATGTATGAGATGCACTTCGCCGTGCCCATGGCTGCTGCCGTGCTCAACACCATCAACACGCGCTTGGACGCCAAGGCGGTGGCGGCCATCCTGAGGCACTCCCAGGCCAAGGTCTTGTTCGTCGACTATGAGTACGTGCGCCTCGCCAACGGCGCGCTCCAGATCGTCGCCGATGCCGGCGCGCCCGTCCCGCTGGTCGCCGTCATCGACGATATTGACAGGCCCACTGGCGTCCGGCTCGGCGTCGGTGAGCTCGAGTATGAGGCGCTGGTCAGCGACGGCGACCCGGCCGCGGAGCTGCCCTCGCTGGCGGACGAGTGGGACGCGGTCACACTCAACTACACCTCCGGCACCACGTCGGCGCCTAAGGGCGTGGTGTATAGCCACCGTGGTGCGTACCTCAACACCACGAGCCAGCTGCTGTCGTGGGGGGTGGGCACCGAGCCGGTGTACCTCTGGACGCTCCCCATGTTCCACTGCAACGGGTGGACGCTCACCTGGGGAATGGCAGCGCGCGGCGGCGTCAACGTCTGCATCCGCGAGAACCGCGCCGCCGACGTCTACCGTGCCATCTCCGACCACGGCGTCACCCACATGTGCTGCGCGCCGGTGGTGCTCAACATTCTCCTAGACGGCATCGGGGAGGCCCGTCGGCTGGCAGCTCCCGTCCACGTCCTCACTGGCGGGGCCCCGCCGACGGCCGCCCTGCTGGACCGCGTCGAGCGGGTCGGTTTCAAGGTGACGCACGGGTACGGGCTCACGGAGGCCACCGGCCCCGCTCTGGCCTGCGAGTGGCGCCACGAGTGGGACCTCCTGCCGCTCCCGGAGCGCTCACGCCTCAAGGCCAGGCAGGGGGTCAGTGTCCTGTCTCTCGCCGACATCAACGTCGTCGACAACAACACCATAGCTAGTGTGCCGCGCGACGGCAAGTCCGTGGGTGAGATCGTGCTCCGCGGCAGCAGCATCATGAAGGGGTACCTCGACAACCCGGAGGCGAACGACAAGGCCTTCAAGGGTGGGTGGTTCATGACGGGTGACGTCGGCGTCGTGCACCCGGATGGGTACATCGAGGTAAAGGACAGGTCAAAGGACGTGATCATCAGCGGCGGCGAGAACATCTGCagcaaggaggtggaggaggtgttgctcCAGCACCAGGCTGTGGCCGACGCGGCGGTGGTTGCCATGGCTCACCCGCACTGGGGCGAGACACCCTGCGCGTTTCTCGTGGCCAGCAACAGGGCTGCCGGGGTCTGCGAAGACGAAGTGATCGCCTTCTGCCGTGAGCGCATGGCGCGTTTCATGTCACCCAGGAAGGTAGTGGTCGTCGACGCCCTCCCGAGGAACGCGCTGGGAAAGGTTGACAAGGTGAAGCTACGCGATGCGGTCCGGAGTCTTGTGCTCCCCAAGGCCACGTCTAGGCTATAG